In Sphingobium amiense, a genomic segment contains:
- a CDS encoding helicase HerA-like domain-containing protein, whose product MSDGIFIGLGAPEKDGGIPQYLNLRRANRHGLIAGATGTGKTVTLQGIAESFSALGVPVFLADVKGDLAGISMAGSPTAKNADRLVARAAEIGVIDYAYADNPAIFWDLYGQQGHPVRTTVSEMGPLLLARLMGLNETQEGVLSIAFKYADEEGLLLLDLGDLQAMLAYCAENADALSARYGNVTKASVGAIQRQLLQLEAQGGDHFFGEPALDIHDMLQVDEKGRGYINVLAADKLMQSPKLYATFLLWLLSELFETLPEVGDPDKPVLVFFFDEAHLLFEDAPKALTDKIEQVVRLIRSKGVGVYFVTQNPIDIPEDVAGQLGNRVQHALRAFTPRDQKAIKAAAETFRINPDLNVETAITELKVGEALVSLLQEDGSPGIVQRTLIAPPRSRLGPLESKERAIIQSISPCAGKYDEAMNRESAEEILSARGQAAAAAAQAAKANAEADKAAAAQAKVEAKQREAELKEQARRDAAAAREAAKPGAFEKAVQSATRSAASSVGRQVANELGRAVFGGSSRRSSSGGIAGKLVRGILGSLFK is encoded by the coding sequence ATGAGCGATGGGATCTTCATCGGACTGGGCGCGCCGGAGAAGGATGGCGGCATCCCCCAATATCTGAACCTGCGCCGCGCAAACCGGCACGGCCTGATCGCGGGCGCGACAGGCACGGGCAAGACGGTGACGTTGCAGGGGATTGCCGAGAGCTTTTCCGCCCTTGGCGTGCCGGTGTTCCTCGCGGATGTGAAGGGCGACCTTGCGGGCATCTCCATGGCGGGTTCCCCCACCGCCAAGAATGCTGACAGGCTGGTCGCACGCGCGGCGGAAATCGGCGTTATCGACTATGCCTATGCCGACAATCCGGCGATCTTCTGGGATCTTTACGGGCAACAGGGCCATCCTGTCCGCACGACCGTCAGCGAAATGGGGCCGCTGCTGCTCGCCCGCCTCATGGGCCTTAATGAAACACAGGAAGGCGTGCTGTCGATCGCTTTCAAATATGCCGACGAGGAAGGGCTGCTGCTGCTCGATCTCGGCGATCTTCAGGCGATGCTCGCTTATTGCGCGGAGAATGCCGATGCGCTCTCGGCGCGCTACGGCAATGTGACGAAGGCCAGCGTCGGCGCGATCCAGCGGCAGTTGCTGCAACTGGAAGCCCAGGGCGGCGACCATTTTTTCGGCGAACCCGCGCTCGACATCCACGACATGCTGCAGGTGGATGAGAAGGGGCGCGGCTATATCAACGTCCTTGCCGCCGACAAGCTAATGCAGAGTCCAAAGCTCTACGCGACGTTCCTGCTGTGGCTGCTGTCCGAACTGTTCGAGACGCTGCCCGAGGTGGGCGATCCCGACAAGCCGGTGCTCGTCTTCTTCTTCGACGAGGCGCACCTGCTGTTCGAGGATGCGCCCAAGGCGCTCACCGACAAGATCGAGCAGGTCGTGCGGCTGATCCGGTCGAAGGGCGTGGGCGTCTATTTCGTCACGCAGAACCCGATCGACATCCCGGAGGATGTGGCGGGGCAGCTCGGCAACCGGGTGCAGCATGCGCTGCGCGCCTTCACCCCGCGCGACCAGAAGGCGATCAAGGCAGCGGCGGAGACGTTCCGCATCAACCCGGACCTGAATGTCGAAACGGCGATCACCGAACTCAAGGTGGGCGAGGCGCTGGTGTCGCTGTTGCAGGAGGACGGGTCGCCCGGCATCGTCCAGCGCACGCTCATCGCCCCGCCCCGCTCACGGCTCGGGCCGCTGGAGTCGAAAGAACGGGCGATCATCCAGTCGATCTCGCCCTGCGCGGGCAAATATGACGAGGCAATGAACCGCGAGTCGGCGGAAGAAATCCTCTCCGCGCGGGGGCAGGCGGCGGCCGCGGCGGCGCAGGCGGCCAAGGCGAATGCGGAGGCCGACAAGGCTGCGGCTGCGCAGGCCAAAGTGGAGGCGAAGCAGCGCGAGGCGGAATTGAAGGAACAGGCGCGGCGCGACGCGGCGGCGGCGCGGGAAGCCGCCAAGCCCGGCGCGTTCGAGAAAGCGGTGCAGTCCGCCACCCGCTCCGCCGCCTCCTCGGTCGGGCGTCAGGTCGCCAACGAACTGGGCCGCGCGGTGTTCGGCGGGTCTAGCCGCCGCTCCTCCTCCGGCGGGATCGCGGGCAAGCTGGTGCGGGGCATTTTGGGAAGCCTGTTCAAATAA
- a CDS encoding VOC family protein, protein MQQQISVITLGVSALARSRLFYTEGFGWKPVFENDEIIFYQMNGFVLGTFEKSALETDMGRHGLVSPGAFSLAHNVADQADVAPLMERLVEAGGSLLRPADAPPHGGFRGYVADPDDHAWEIAWNPAWRIDADGHVTFAL, encoded by the coding sequence ATGCAACAGCAGATTTCCGTCATCACGCTCGGCGTCAGCGCACTCGCCCGGTCGCGGCTCTTCTACACCGAAGGCTTCGGGTGGAAGCCGGTGTTCGAGAATGACGAGATCATCTTCTACCAGATGAACGGTTTCGTGCTCGGAACCTTTGAAAAGTCGGCGCTGGAAACGGACATGGGCAGGCACGGCCTCGTGTCTCCGGGCGCCTTTTCCCTCGCGCATAATGTCGCGGACCAGGCCGATGTCGCACCCCTGATGGAGCGGCTGGTCGAGGCGGGCGGCAGCCTTTTGAGACCGGCCGACGCCCCGCCGCATGGCGGCTTTCGAGGCTATGTCGCCGATCCCGACGATCATGCGTGGGAGATCGCGTGGAACCCGGCATGGCGCATCGACGCCGACGGGCATGTGACATTCGCGTTATGA
- a CDS encoding MFS transporter has translation MSIPPAPRHPLTFGNFRAYLVGRFAAVLAQYSMMIVLGWQAYNIARETMSTAGASAQLGLIGLAQFLPLFFLTPVTGWVADHYDRRAITRVTLALLTAAAGLLAFATYEGWVSLPLIFGIAVIVGVARAFNGPAYGALAPNLVPVEVLPNAIAISSVAWQTGMIAGPAVGGYAYAATPWGAYALAAGLYGFALVAMFFIGRVPQPQRDTSRHPVRQMIDGVTYVKGNRLVLATITLDLFAVLLAGATALLPVYARDILQVGSTGLGHLAASPGIGAAVTALWFSFRPMKTHVGLKMLGAVILFGLATIAFGCTAFLPRSIAVEVGIAALIVLGGADMVSVFVRQSLVQIHTPDAMRGRVSSLSQLTISASNELGEAESGFLAALVGPVAAVIGGGIGAILITLYWARLFPELRLAHSFDPPDIGRADIHQEKES, from the coding sequence ATGAGCATCCCCCCCGCCCCGCGCCACCCGCTGACCTTCGGCAATTTCCGGGCCTATCTGGTCGGGCGGTTCGCCGCCGTTCTGGCGCAATATAGCATGATGATCGTGCTGGGGTGGCAGGCCTATAATATCGCACGCGAAACGATGTCGACGGCAGGTGCTTCGGCGCAGCTCGGCCTCATCGGCCTCGCGCAGTTCCTGCCGCTCTTTTTCCTGACCCCGGTGACGGGATGGGTGGCGGATCATTATGACCGGCGGGCGATCACGCGCGTCACGCTTGCGCTGCTGACGGCGGCGGCGGGACTGCTGGCCTTCGCGACCTATGAGGGCTGGGTCAGCCTGCCGCTGATCTTCGGGATCGCGGTGATCGTGGGCGTGGCGCGGGCGTTCAACGGTCCGGCCTATGGCGCGCTGGCGCCCAATCTGGTGCCGGTGGAGGTGCTGCCCAACGCCATCGCCATTTCCAGCGTCGCGTGGCAGACGGGGATGATCGCAGGCCCGGCGGTGGGCGGATATGCCTATGCCGCGACGCCATGGGGCGCCTATGCGCTGGCGGCGGGGCTTTACGGCTTCGCCCTCGTCGCGATGTTCTTCATCGGCAGGGTGCCGCAGCCGCAGCGCGACACCAGCCGCCATCCGGTCCGCCAGATGATCGACGGCGTCACCTATGTGAAGGGCAACCGGCTGGTGCTCGCCACGATCACGCTGGACCTGTTCGCGGTGCTGCTGGCAGGCGCGACGGCGCTGCTGCCGGTCTATGCCCGCGACATATTGCAGGTGGGATCGACGGGCCTCGGCCACCTCGCCGCCTCGCCCGGCATCGGTGCGGCGGTGACGGCGCTGTGGTTCTCCTTCCGGCCGATGAAGACGCATGTCGGCCTGAAGATGCTGGGTGCGGTCATCCTGTTCGGCCTCGCCACCATCGCCTTCGGCTGCACCGCGTTCCTGCCACGATCCATCGCGGTTGAAGTGGGCATCGCTGCCCTCATCGTATTGGGCGGTGCAGACATGGTATCGGTGTTCGTGCGCCAGTCGCTCGTGCAGATCCATACGCCCGACGCCATGCGCGGCCGCGTGTCGAGCCTGTCGCAGCTGACCATTTCCGCGTCCAACGAACTGGGCGAGGCGGAAAGCGGGTTCCTCGCAGCGCTGGTCGGGCCGGTGGCGGCGGTGATCGGCGGGGGCATCGGCGCGATCCTCATCACGCTTTACTGGGCACGGCTCTTTCCAGAGTTGCGCCTTGCGCATAGTTTCGATCCACCCGACATCGGGCGAGCGGACATCCATCAGGAGAAAGAGTCGTGA
- the cysK gene encoding cysteine synthase A has product MKAASILETIGNTPHIRVQRLFGDAEVWIKSERSNPGGSIKDRIALAMIEAAEASGDLKPGGTIIEPTSGNTGVGLAMVAAVKGYKLVLVMPESMSIERRRLMLAYGATFDLTPREKGMKGAIERALELVSQTPGSWMPQQFENPANIDVHVHTTAVEILTDFGDAPIDALVTGVGTGGHITGTAQVLKKAWPDLKVFAVEPTLSPVISGGQPGPHPIQGIGAGFVPANLHTQLLDGVIQVDPADAKDYARRAAREEGMLVGISSGATLAAIAQKLKELPAGSRVLGFNYDTGERYLSVPDFLPE; this is encoded by the coding sequence GTGAAAGCTGCCTCGATACTCGAAACCATCGGCAACACGCCGCATATCCGCGTGCAGCGCCTGTTCGGCGATGCTGAAGTGTGGATCAAGTCGGAACGGTCGAACCCCGGCGGGTCGATCAAGGACCGCATCGCGCTCGCCATGATCGAGGCGGCGGAGGCTTCGGGCGACCTCAAGCCCGGCGGCACCATCATCGAACCGACATCGGGCAATACCGGCGTCGGCCTCGCCATGGTGGCGGCGGTCAAGGGCTATAAGCTGGTGCTGGTCATGCCCGAAAGCATGTCGATCGAACGGCGGCGGCTGATGCTCGCCTATGGCGCGACCTTCGACCTCACCCCGCGCGAGAAGGGCATGAAGGGCGCGATCGAACGCGCGCTGGAACTGGTGAGCCAGACGCCGGGAAGCTGGATGCCGCAGCAGTTCGAAAACCCCGCCAATATCGACGTGCATGTTCATACGACGGCGGTCGAGATCCTGACCGACTTCGGCGACGCGCCCATCGACGCGCTGGTGACGGGCGTGGGCACGGGCGGTCATATCACCGGGACGGCGCAGGTGCTCAAGAAGGCGTGGCCCGACCTCAAGGTGTTCGCGGTGGAGCCGACGCTGTCCCCGGTCATCAGCGGCGGGCAACCGGGGCCGCATCCGATACAGGGCATCGGCGCCGGTTTCGTCCCGGCAAACCTCCATACGCAATTGCTCGACGGCGTGATCCAGGTCGATCCCGCCGACGCCAAGGACTATGCGCGGCGCGCGGCGCGGGAGGAAGGGATGCTGGTGGGCATTTCGTCCGGCGCGACGCTGGCGGCAATCGCGCAGAAGCTGAAGGAACTGCCTGCGGGCAGCCGCGTGCTGGGCTTCAACTACGACACTGGCGAGCGTTACCTGTCGGTGCCCGACTTCCTGCCGGAATAG
- a CDS encoding cell wall hydrolase, producing MSNADTPARPHAVMWLVWALIFIGLPMAVAHWESRPRATGADRPFEAVAAGARLRGPRAAPPPVEPVQVFALDPAEARAFNAKIPFSRDPNPAARPFLFAGDEGDFARATDCLAAAQLYEAGDDTVGERAVAQVVLNRVRHPAFPKTVCGVVFQGQERRTGCQFTFTCDGALARVPGAAAWSRAQEIARAALAGKVFQPVGYATHYHTDWVVPYWSGSLDKITAVGTHLFFRWRGWWGTPPAFRFGRTPGEPVVPKIAMLSRAHRAMPGGGLPLPLSEGASALAAHPEQVGMEALGKSVAGVKLISIADARSFLVELPRGSAPDRWPELARTFCAGRTQCRIMGWVAGEAPRQVPLTLADMAAMRFSYIHDAGSGLQRALWNCARTPRANRNDCMRQRVPVAVPPVAPTDAGLAGVRRRERFETVKIVPPEAPANASAP from the coding sequence ATGAGCAATGCGGACACCCCCGCCCGGCCACATGCGGTCATGTGGCTGGTCTGGGCGCTGATCTTCATCGGTCTGCCGATGGCGGTCGCCCATTGGGAAAGCCGTCCGCGCGCAACCGGAGCGGACCGGCCCTTCGAGGCAGTGGCGGCGGGGGCGCGGCTGCGCGGACCCCGCGCCGCGCCGCCGCCGGTCGAGCCTGTGCAGGTGTTCGCGCTCGATCCTGCTGAGGCGCGCGCCTTCAACGCGAAAATCCCCTTTTCCCGCGATCCCAATCCGGCGGCGCGGCCTTTCCTCTTTGCAGGAGATGAGGGCGATTTCGCGCGCGCGACCGACTGCCTTGCGGCGGCGCAGCTTTATGAAGCAGGCGACGATACCGTGGGCGAACGGGCGGTGGCGCAGGTGGTGCTGAACCGCGTGCGCCATCCCGCCTTCCCCAAGACGGTATGCGGCGTCGTGTTTCAGGGGCAGGAACGGCGCACGGGCTGCCAGTTCACCTTCACCTGCGACGGCGCGCTGGCGCGGGTGCCGGGCGCTGCCGCATGGAGCCGGGCGCAGGAGATTGCACGCGCGGCGCTGGCGGGCAAGGTGTTCCAGCCGGTGGGCTATGCCACCCATTATCACACCGACTGGGTGGTGCCTTACTGGAGCGGCAGTCTCGACAAGATCACGGCAGTGGGCACGCATCTCTTCTTCCGCTGGCGCGGCTGGTGGGGAACGCCGCCAGCCTTCCGCTTCGGGCGCACGCCGGGGGAGCCGGTGGTGCCGAAGATCGCGATGCTGTCGAGGGCGCACCGGGCGATGCCGGGGGGCGGATTGCCCCTGCCGCTGTCTGAAGGCGCAAGCGCGCTGGCCGCGCATCCCGAACAGGTGGGGATGGAGGCGCTGGGCAAGAGCGTGGCGGGGGTGAAGCTGATCTCCATCGCGGACGCGCGCAGCTTCCTCGTCGAGCTGCCGCGCGGCAGTGCGCCCGATCGCTGGCCGGAACTGGCGCGCACTTTCTGCGCCGGGCGGACGCAGTGCCGGATCATGGGCTGGGTCGCGGGCGAAGCGCCCAGACAGGTGCCGCTGACGCTGGCGGACATGGCGGCGATGCGCTTTTCCTACATTCACGATGCGGGCAGCGGGTTGCAGCGCGCGCTGTGGAATTGCGCCCGGACGCCGCGCGCGAACCGCAACGACTGTATGCGCCAGCGCGTGCCGGTGGCCGTGCCGCCGGTCGCCCCTACCGATGCGGGGCTGGCGGGCGTCCGGCGCAGGGAGCGGTTCGAAACCGTGAAGATCGTGCCGCCCGAAGCGCCTGCGAACGCGTCAGCGCCCTGA
- a CDS encoding helix-turn-helix transcriptional regulator: MIRTEDIYDAAADDDAFARLAALLAEAAGARSAVLHWGRRPGDATEISYSGYFTADQMAVYDEEFQDDDLWGGALDGRPSNRVWAFDSMVPDSAYEGSRIYNEWIRPMGDDTFRCLGGVVQHGEAVGHVGLHRGRTQRAFDAREVAMVQDQVGHLGRMFDIRRKLDRAVHHGRALHATLDLLDHAVFTLATDGLIVASNRTADAMLRTGDALLLRRRRIAARDPRDEARLFSALRAAAARDATQASAIALHRERGAPYMASIAAIWTGQQRQIVMIVTDPHGRDASLADRVRALYGLTAAEADIVVGLADGKAVETVAQERAVSLATVRSQLKAIYLKMDVTRQSELVARIARLPRFPLAD; the protein is encoded by the coding sequence GTGATTCGCACGGAAGATATTTACGACGCCGCCGCCGACGATGACGCCTTCGCCCGGCTCGCGGCCCTGCTGGCCGAAGCCGCGGGCGCGCGTTCCGCCGTGCTGCACTGGGGGCGCAGGCCCGGCGACGCGACCGAAATCAGCTATTCGGGCTATTTCACGGCCGACCAGATGGCCGTCTATGACGAGGAATTTCAGGACGACGACCTGTGGGGCGGGGCGCTGGACGGGCGACCGTCCAACCGCGTCTGGGCCTTCGACTCGATGGTGCCCGACAGCGCCTATGAAGGCAGCCGCATATATAATGAATGGATACGCCCGATGGGCGACGACACCTTTCGCTGCCTTGGCGGCGTCGTCCAGCATGGCGAGGCGGTTGGCCATGTCGGCCTGCATCGCGGGCGGACGCAGCGCGCCTTCGACGCGCGCGAGGTTGCGATGGTGCAGGATCAGGTCGGCCATCTCGGCCGCATGTTCGACATCCGGCGCAAGCTCGACCGCGCGGTGCATCATGGCCGGGCGCTTCATGCCACGCTCGACCTGCTGGACCATGCCGTTTTCACCCTCGCGACGGACGGCCTGATCGTCGCCAGCAACCGCACAGCCGACGCGATGCTGCGAACGGGCGATGCGCTGCTGCTGCGACGGCGGCGGATCGCTGCGCGCGACCCGCGTGACGAGGCCCGGCTTTTCTCCGCGCTGCGCGCCGCCGCCGCCCGTGACGCCACGCAGGCGAGCGCGATTGCGCTGCATCGGGAACGGGGCGCGCCCTATATGGCGTCCATCGCCGCCATCTGGACCGGGCAGCAGCGGCAGATCGTGATGATCGTCACCGATCCTCATGGCCGCGACGCGAGCCTCGCCGACCGGGTGCGCGCGCTCTATGGTCTCACCGCAGCCGAAGCGGACATCGTCGTCGGCCTTGCGGACGGCAAGGCGGTGGAAACCGTGGCGCAGGAACGGGCGGTGTCGCTCGCTACCGTGCGCTCGCAGCTCAAGGCCATCTACCTCAAGATGGACGTCACCCGTCAGTCCGAACTGGTCGCCCGCATCGCCCGCCTGCCGCGCTTCCCGCTCGCCGACTGA
- a CDS encoding MFS transporter, with protein sequence MRAPRSPSVSAPSVLAPSVLVLSVIALIVQGGTLMTLPAILPHMTGDFGSLGLAATVLLVAMSGGNLIVGRLIGRMDARAVIAGGIALAAAGWLGAAMAQDRIWLTAALALTGAGIAGSTIVPGIAIITRDMPQRRGGALALFLGATILGGAIMPPALTLIADLWHWRTAMMLASAAMLATMPLLLVVRRGLATGADAPDAGRTAVLPRPGAVQVTAAMTMVQLSINGILFALVDGLMRQGLSHGQAVTAFGIANFMGLPALLAGGWVADRIGGREAFARSGLMLAGGSAALLAAGPFGMAGVAAFVLLWGVASALPGQTGAMMIAEVAPGARFPALLGTAVAVASLVGALAPMLTDMMLAAGGGLAGIVIAYAGLALGGAMLAGGRWSLFTK encoded by the coding sequence GTGCGCGCTCCCCGATCCCCTTCCGTTTCTGCCCCGTCCGTTCTGGCCCCGTCCGTTCTGGTCCTGTCGGTCATCGCCCTGATTGTGCAGGGCGGGACGCTGATGACGCTGCCCGCGATCCTGCCGCACATGACGGGCGATTTCGGCTCCCTCGGTCTGGCGGCGACTGTTCTGCTGGTGGCGATGAGCGGCGGGAACCTCATCGTCGGCCGGCTGATCGGGCGGATGGATGCGCGTGCGGTGATCGCGGGCGGCATCGCGCTGGCGGCGGCAGGATGGCTGGGCGCGGCGATGGCGCAGGATAGGATATGGCTGACGGCGGCGCTCGCACTGACGGGGGCGGGAATTGCGGGTTCGACCATCGTGCCGGGCATCGCGATCATCACCCGCGACATGCCGCAGCGGCGGGGCGGGGCGCTGGCGCTGTTTCTGGGCGCGACGATATTGGGCGGCGCGATCATGCCGCCCGCGCTGACGCTGATCGCGGACCTATGGCACTGGCGCACGGCGATGATGCTGGCGAGCGCGGCGATGCTGGCGACGATGCCGTTGCTGCTGGTCGTACGGCGCGGCCTCGCTACCGGGGCCGATGCGCCAGATGCCGGGCGGACAGCGGTCTTGCCGCGCCCCGGCGCGGTGCAGGTGACGGCCGCGATGACCATGGTGCAACTGTCGATCAACGGCATCCTTTTCGCCCTGGTCGATGGGCTGATGCGGCAAGGGCTGAGCCATGGGCAGGCAGTAACGGCTTTTGGCATTGCGAACTTCATGGGGCTGCCCGCCCTGCTCGCCGGAGGGTGGGTCGCCGACAGGATCGGGGGCAGAGAAGCGTTCGCGCGCAGTGGCCTGATGCTCGCGGGGGGAAGCGCGGCGCTGCTGGCGGCGGGACCGTTCGGGATGGCGGGCGTCGCCGCCTTCGTGCTGCTGTGGGGCGTGGCGAGCGCGCTGCCGGGCCAGACCGGCGCGATGATGATCGCCGAGGTCGCGCCGGGCGCGCGATTCCCTGCCCTGCTGGGCACGGCGGTCGCGGTAGCGAGTCTGGTGGGCGCGCTGGCGCCGATGCTGACCGACATGATGCTGGCGGCGGGCGGCGGCCTTGCCGGGATCGTCATCGCCTATGCCGGTCTGGCGCTGGGCGGAGCGATGCTGGCGGGAGGGCGATGGAGCCTCTTCACAAAATAG